One window from the genome of Macadamia integrifolia cultivar HAES 741 unplaced genomic scaffold, SCU_Mint_v3 scaffold1834, whole genome shotgun sequence encodes:
- the LOC122064946 gene encoding protein ALP1-like, translating into MERHVFLNLEALMRQRGWLEDSRYLRVDEQLAMFISIVGHNDRYRDIAEHFQRSLNTIGEHFKKVLRAFILLGQENIKPPNFSRCPKQILEKPKLYPFFKDCIGAIDGTHVSASVPLSKQIPYRGRKGDTTWNVMCACDLDMKFTFVYAGWEGSANDCRVFNEALNNPKFEFPHPPPGKYYVVDSGYPSTTGFLTPFKGQRYHLNDYRNRRPRTAVELFNNRHSSVRNVIERSFGSLKKRFPILSKMPCFPLNTQTCIVIACCALHNFIREEEIADKNFKEFGENLWNEEPEEIQDYVPPAHISISLAERRRQMDDLRKKIANECIS; encoded by the exons ATGGAACgccatgtcttcctcaaccttgAAGCATTAATGCGACAACGTGGTTGGTTGGAAGATAGTCGATATTTAAGAGTGGATGAGCAGTTGGCAATGTTTATATCTATTGTTGGTCACAATGATAGGTATAGAGACATAGCAGAACACTTTCAGCGTTCTCTTAACACAATAGGTGAACACTTTAAGAAAGTGTTACGTGCTTTCATACTACTCGGACAAGAGAATATCAAACCTCCAAACTTTAGTCGTTGCCCTAAACAGATTCTTGAAAAACCAAAGCTCTATCCTTTCTTCAAG GACTGCATTGGCGCGATTGATGGCACTCATGTTAGTGCTTCTGTACCTCTATCCAAACAAATACCGtacagaggaaggaaaggagatacaacatggaatgttatgtgtgcatgtgaccttgacatgaaattcacttttgtgtacgctggttgggagggttctgcaaatgattgtcgagtattcaatgaggcattgaataaccctaaatttgaatttcctcatcctccacctG GTAAATATTATGTGGTTGATTCTGGTTATCCATCTACTACTGGGTTCTTGACGCCGTTCAAAGGACAAAGATACCATCTAAATGATTATAGGAATAGACGTCCAAGGACAGCAGTAGAGCTATTTAATAATAGACACTCTTCTGTTAGGAATGTCATAGAGCgcagttttggttctttgaagaagcGCTTTCCAATTCTCAGCAAAATGCCATGTTTTCCACTGAACACCCAAACATGCATCGTCATTGCTTGTTGTGCACTTCACAACTTCATTcgggaggaagaaattgcagacaagaattttaaggagtttggtgaaaatttgTGGAATGAGGagcctgaagaaattcaagattatgtaccaccggctcacattagtataagcttagcagaaagaagaagacagatggATGATCTCaggaaaaagattgcaaatga GTGCATCAGTTAA